Proteins encoded by one window of Synechococcus sp. MVIR-18-1:
- a CDS encoding CAAD domain-containing protein, translating into MSEESTTPASESTGTANTSEASTSAETANFSERYSEILGKVNETLDKVDWSQAGRIGKVVGIFAAVIVAQILIKGILDTINLLPVVPGLLELLGVVVVGQWSWKNLTTSEKRTALVNRVQTIRSEYLG; encoded by the coding sequence ATGAGCGAGGAGTCCACCACGCCGGCGAGTGAATCAACTGGGACCGCCAACACCAGCGAAGCATCCACCAGTGCTGAGACCGCCAACTTTTCTGAGCGCTACAGCGAGATTCTCGGGAAAGTCAACGAAACCTTAGACAAGGTGGATTGGAGTCAAGCCGGGCGTATCGGCAAAGTTGTTGGAATTTTTGCTGCTGTCATCGTTGCCCAAATTCTGATAAAAGGCATTCTCGATACCATCAATCTTCTTCCTGTCGTACCAGGGCTCCTTGAGCTTCTCGGAGTTGTAGTGGTGGGCCAATGGAGCTGGAAAAATCTCACCACAAGTGAAAAGCGCACCGCTCTGGTGAATCGCGTTCAGACCATCCGCAGCGAATACCTCGGCTAA
- a CDS encoding M67 family metallopeptidase, protein MVLRQDLLAPAPAEGCALLLGQGHGSADSGSDDWRVQLIWPCRNMAGQREHDRFELDPREQIAAQRWARANALIVLGSAHSHPGASVVPSRRDRLWAGSSGLMLIMGPNDALAAWWLEVVAPHCTLAAVHPLPIRVVGETSWTSCPGDPGVRHD, encoded by the coding sequence ATGGTTCTCCGTCAAGATCTTCTGGCGCCAGCACCTGCGGAAGGCTGTGCTTTGTTGCTCGGGCAGGGACATGGCTCTGCTGATTCCGGTTCAGATGATTGGCGGGTGCAATTGATCTGGCCTTGCCGAAACATGGCGGGTCAGCGAGAACATGACCGTTTTGAGCTCGACCCCCGTGAACAGATTGCCGCCCAACGTTGGGCGCGCGCGAATGCATTAATAGTGCTTGGAAGTGCCCATTCCCATCCGGGAGCTTCGGTTGTGCCCAGTCGAAGAGATCGACTCTGGGCTGGGAGCTCTGGACTGATGCTGATCATGGGACCCAATGATGCTTTGGCGGCTTGGTGGTTGGAGGTGGTGGCACCCCATTGCACTCTCGCCGCTGTGCATCCGCTGCCGATTCGAGTTGTGGGGGAGACTTCTTGGACGTCTTGTCCAGGAGATCCTGGGGTTCGCCATGACTGA
- the moeB gene encoding molybdopterin-synthase adenylyltransferase MoeB, translated as MTDAGGALQLGGEERSRYARHITLPEVGVEGQQRLKAASVLCIGAGGLGSPLLLYLAAAGVGRIGVVDDDLVEPSNLQRQVIHGTGTVGQAKTSSARARIEDLNPFCRVEDHCFRLSASNALELFAAYDVVVDGTDNFASRYLINDACVLTKRPFVYGSVQRFEGQVSVFNLGSESPDYRDLLPEPPPQGLVPSCADGGVMGVMPGLIGLIQAAEVIKLITGIGTPLDGRLLLVDGLSMRFRELRLKRRPSRAPIEKLIDYQAFCTAGGSISGETSNLMKSISVVELKALLDQGEDLALIDVRNPAEAEVALIAGSELIPLATLDREEVIVRIQAIAASRTVYVHCKLGGRSAKAVELLASHGIDAVNVQGGIDAWSEEIDPSVPRY; from the coding sequence ATGACTGACGCGGGGGGTGCTCTTCAGCTAGGTGGAGAGGAGAGGTCCAGATATGCCCGACACATCACCCTCCCCGAGGTGGGCGTTGAAGGACAACAACGTTTAAAAGCTGCCTCGGTGTTGTGCATTGGTGCTGGTGGATTGGGTTCGCCACTCCTGCTCTATTTGGCAGCTGCAGGGGTTGGTCGCATCGGCGTTGTAGATGATGACCTTGTAGAGCCTTCCAACCTGCAGCGTCAGGTGATCCATGGCACTGGAACGGTGGGGCAGGCCAAAACGTCATCGGCGCGCGCTCGAATTGAAGACCTCAATCCCTTTTGTCGGGTTGAAGACCATTGCTTTCGCTTGTCGGCGAGCAATGCGCTTGAGCTGTTTGCTGCGTACGACGTGGTTGTTGACGGAACAGATAATTTCGCCAGCCGTTATCTGATTAATGACGCCTGCGTCTTGACCAAGCGACCGTTTGTTTACGGCTCAGTCCAGCGCTTTGAAGGTCAAGTCAGTGTGTTCAATCTTGGAAGTGAATCACCGGATTATCGAGACCTGTTGCCGGAGCCGCCGCCGCAAGGGCTTGTGCCCTCCTGCGCTGATGGCGGAGTAATGGGCGTGATGCCTGGATTGATTGGCCTGATTCAGGCCGCTGAGGTCATCAAGCTGATTACCGGAATTGGAACTCCTCTTGATGGTCGGTTGCTGTTAGTGGATGGCTTGTCGATGCGTTTTCGAGAGCTCAGGTTGAAACGAAGGCCAAGTCGCGCACCCATTGAAAAACTGATTGACTACCAAGCGTTCTGCACGGCCGGAGGTTCGATCTCCGGGGAGACATCGAATCTGATGAAAAGCATTTCTGTGGTTGAGCTCAAAGCCCTGCTGGATCAAGGAGAAGATTTGGCTCTGATCGATGTTCGTAATCCTGCAGAAGCGGAAGTCGCTTTGATCGCTGGTTCTGAATTGATCCCCTTGGCCACTCTTGATCGTGAAGAGGTGATTGTGCGGATCCAGGCGATCGCAGCGAGCCGAACGGTGTATGTGCACTGCAAGCTTGGAGGGCGTTCGGCCAAGGCGGTGGAACTTCTGGCCAGCCACGGGATCGATGCGGTCAATGTGCAAGGGGGGATTGATGCCTGGTCAGAGGAGATCGATCCTTCCGTTCCGCGCTATTGA
- a CDS encoding cob(I)yrinic acid a,c-diamide adenosyltransferase, translating to MDAVSSGTSQASRARSNRGVGIVTAADSRERSLGQLHVYDGEGKGKSQAALGVVLRTIGLGICEQRRTRVLLLRFLKGPGRAYDEDAAIEALQQGFPHLIDQVRTGRGDYFSVDEVTRFDRQEAQRGWDIAKGAIASALYSVVVLDELNPVLDLGLLETEDVIRSLKSRPEGMEIIVTGRGAPRPLVKIADLHSEMRAHRRPEVNNNAALSFVAAGGIEIYTGEGKGKSTSALGKALQAIGRGISQDKSHRVLILQWLKGGSGYTEDAAIAALRESYPHLVDHLRSGRDAIVWRGQQQPIDYVEAERAWEIARAAIASGLYKTVILDELNPTVDLELLPVEPIVQALLRKPTETEVIITGRCKHQPAYFDLASVHSEMVCHKHYAEQGVDLKRGVDY from the coding sequence ATGGATGCAGTCTCATCCGGTACGTCACAAGCCAGCCGTGCTCGCAGCAATCGCGGCGTCGGAATCGTCACAGCTGCTGATAGCCGCGAGCGAAGCCTTGGCCAACTTCACGTGTATGACGGCGAGGGCAAGGGCAAAAGCCAAGCAGCCTTAGGAGTTGTGCTGCGCACCATTGGACTTGGGATCTGCGAGCAACGGCGCACCAGGGTGTTGTTGCTGCGCTTTTTAAAGGGACCAGGGCGGGCTTACGACGAAGACGCAGCCATCGAAGCTCTACAACAAGGTTTCCCTCACCTAATTGACCAGGTTCGAACGGGCCGGGGAGACTATTTCAGTGTGGATGAGGTCACACGTTTCGACCGACAGGAAGCCCAACGGGGCTGGGATATCGCCAAAGGGGCCATTGCAAGCGCTTTGTACTCCGTCGTCGTTCTCGATGAACTCAATCCAGTGCTCGATCTCGGCTTACTGGAAACCGAAGATGTGATTCGGTCGCTAAAAAGCCGACCGGAAGGCATGGAAATCATCGTCACCGGGCGTGGTGCTCCGCGTCCCTTAGTGAAGATCGCAGACCTGCACTCTGAGATGCGCGCTCACAGACGTCCCGAGGTGAATAACAACGCAGCGCTCTCGTTTGTCGCGGCAGGCGGCATTGAGATTTACACCGGAGAAGGGAAAGGAAAATCAACCAGTGCCCTTGGCAAAGCGCTGCAAGCGATCGGCAGAGGAATCAGCCAAGACAAAAGCCATCGCGTACTGATCCTCCAATGGCTCAAAGGAGGAAGTGGGTATACAGAAGACGCCGCGATCGCAGCGTTGCGTGAGAGTTATCCCCATTTGGTCGATCACCTTCGCTCAGGGCGTGATGCCATCGTTTGGCGTGGCCAGCAACAACCCATCGACTACGTAGAAGCGGAACGCGCCTGGGAAATCGCCAGAGCTGCGATCGCGAGTGGTCTCTACAAAACCGTGATTCTCGATGAGTTGAACCCCACAGTGGATCTCGAGCTTCTACCGGTTGAACCCATCGTTCAGGCCTTGCTCCGTAAGCCCACAGAGACGGAGGTGATCATTACCGGCCGGTGCAAACACCAGCCGGCCTATTTCGACCTTGCAAGCGTCCATTCAGAGATGGTGTGCCACAAGCACTACGCCGAGCAAGGCGTTGATCTCAAACGCGGTGTTGACTACTAA
- the larE gene encoding ATP-dependent sacrificial sulfur transferase LarE → MFRQLESLSELECDVLTRLRDSLAAQKHVCVAYSGGVDSSLVAAIAHEQLGEQALAITGVSPSLAPHLLVEARQQVAWLGMRHQEVSTLELQDPSYTSNPQDRCYACKRELHRHLAPIAAEANGALVLDGVNHDDLGDHRPGIAAAKEAGVRSPLAELGITKATVRRLSWALGFPWWDKPAQPCLASRFPYGELISSERLQRVGQAEAWLIQHGFDQVRVRSHGLAARVEVPEERIADLLQPLLRRELVKTLLSQGFTSVSVDVEGLVSGKLNRV, encoded by the coding sequence ATGTTCCGCCAGCTCGAATCATTGTCAGAGCTGGAATGTGACGTCTTGACGCGGTTGCGTGATTCCTTGGCGGCGCAGAAGCATGTGTGTGTGGCCTACTCGGGTGGTGTTGACAGCAGCCTCGTTGCCGCGATTGCCCATGAGCAGCTTGGTGAACAGGCCTTAGCGATTACCGGAGTCTCTCCTTCCCTAGCGCCCCATCTCCTGGTGGAAGCGCGCCAGCAGGTGGCCTGGCTTGGGATGCGGCATCAGGAGGTGTCCACCCTTGAACTTCAGGATCCGAGTTACACCAGTAATCCTCAGGATCGTTGCTACGCCTGCAAGCGAGAGTTGCATCGCCATCTCGCTCCGATTGCGGCTGAAGCCAACGGCGCTCTTGTTCTTGATGGGGTCAATCACGATGATCTCGGAGATCATCGTCCTGGGATTGCGGCGGCGAAGGAAGCTGGTGTTCGCTCTCCTCTGGCTGAACTTGGCATCACGAAGGCGACCGTTCGCCGCTTGTCCTGGGCGCTTGGTTTCCCTTGGTGGGATAAGCCTGCGCAGCCTTGCCTTGCCTCCCGTTTTCCCTACGGAGAATTAATCAGCAGTGAACGTCTTCAGCGGGTGGGACAGGCAGAGGCCTGGTTGATTCAGCATGGATTTGATCAGGTTCGGGTGCGTAGCCACGGACTGGCGGCTCGGGTGGAGGTCCCAGAAGAGCGAATAGCCGATCTTTTACAGCCCTTACTGAGACGTGAGCTGGTGAAAACTCTTCTCAGCCAGGGCTTCACTTCGGTGAGTGTGGATGTGGAGGGGCTGGTGAGCGGCAAGCTCAATCGCGTTTAG